The Streptomyces camelliae genome window below encodes:
- a CDS encoding asparagine synthase-related protein produces the protein MRWLVGWSSTAPRVAGIGSAGATGDDGETLHPVGSQLLWGDPDPLWAVGDWRPDEVRVVKADADNRIAVLGICGASDEELRRALFTARGGALRHLTAWPGSYTAVVQVGRRITVCGDLAGARPVFHTPWAGGTAYATAALPLADLIEANLDFGHLAALLAAPDVPAALRDTTPYEGVRRVPPGHALVLRAGAREIAGYEPVASLAVAAPAADPDHAVDAVRDALVEAVRARLSAPRHVPDLDPGPVPGMGPAERRARRGMPAPGIGADLSGGPASGTLALLAAGLPGRPGTLLGHRTGAGERLLAVTFNDLAVGGREAELERAGALAANPRLHHVVVTGAEETLPYADLDGPLTDEPGPSLVTAARHRARLASGSADHFTGHGARQVLDAHPARLADLLMDRKRRHLVRPVAALAKADGSVMVPARVYGAARRLARTPYRTGLEELAERLMRRRFDEPKGAVGASLAALTWARPGPAARWLTGEALAEVSVLLQAEADRSGTGAQRPGEHRARAALARSAADLRVLEQAAEIRSQRLHAPFLDNQVVRACRALPEALRVQPGARAAILRTVLEGAGVTGLPAGWGAPSHASSAAATRAGLRGAADPLLDLFTTPLLADAGLVEARVVRKALRAAAAGEPLPLDGLADLISLELWLHRLLARRGTCWTGTPARARAVPSGIQPRRGALASGA, from the coding sequence ATGCGGTGGTTGGTGGGTTGGAGCAGCACCGCCCCGCGCGTCGCCGGGATCGGCTCCGCGGGCGCCACCGGTGACGACGGCGAGACCCTGCACCCCGTCGGCTCCCAGCTCCTGTGGGGCGACCCCGACCCGCTGTGGGCCGTCGGCGACTGGCGCCCGGACGAGGTGCGCGTGGTCAAGGCCGACGCGGACAACCGCATCGCCGTCCTCGGTATCTGCGGCGCCTCCGACGAGGAACTGCGGCGTGCGCTGTTCACCGCGCGCGGGGGCGCACTGCGCCATCTGACCGCCTGGCCCGGCAGCTACACGGCCGTCGTCCAGGTCGGCCGGCGCATCACCGTCTGCGGCGACCTCGCGGGCGCCCGCCCGGTCTTCCACACCCCCTGGGCCGGCGGCACCGCCTACGCCACCGCCGCGCTGCCCCTCGCCGACCTCATCGAGGCCAACCTCGACTTCGGCCACCTCGCCGCCCTGCTCGCCGCCCCCGACGTACCCGCCGCGCTGCGCGACACCACCCCGTACGAGGGCGTACGCCGGGTTCCGCCGGGGCACGCGCTCGTGCTGCGCGCCGGAGCGCGCGAGATCGCCGGGTACGAGCCCGTCGCCTCCCTCGCGGTGGCCGCGCCCGCCGCCGACCCCGACCACGCCGTGGACGCCGTACGGGACGCCCTCGTGGAAGCGGTACGCGCGCGCCTGTCGGCACCCCGGCACGTACCCGACCTCGACCCCGGGCCGGTGCCCGGCATGGGCCCGGCCGAGCGGCGGGCCCGGCGCGGGATGCCCGCGCCGGGCATCGGCGCCGACCTCTCCGGCGGGCCCGCCTCCGGCACCCTCGCCCTGCTGGCCGCCGGACTGCCCGGCCGCCCCGGCACGCTGCTCGGCCACCGCACGGGCGCGGGCGAACGGCTCCTCGCCGTCACCTTCAACGACCTGGCCGTGGGCGGCCGCGAGGCCGAACTCGAACGCGCGGGAGCCCTGGCCGCCAACCCCCGCCTGCACCACGTGGTCGTCACCGGCGCCGAGGAGACCCTGCCGTACGCCGACCTCGACGGCCCCCTCACCGACGAACCGGGCCCCTCCCTGGTCACGGCCGCCCGGCACCGCGCCCGCCTCGCCTCCGGCAGCGCCGACCACTTCACCGGGCACGGCGCCCGCCAGGTCCTCGACGCCCACCCCGCCCGCCTCGCCGACCTCCTCATGGACCGCAAACGCCGCCATCTGGTCCGTCCGGTCGCCGCCCTCGCCAAGGCTGACGGCTCGGTGATGGTCCCCGCGCGCGTGTACGGCGCGGCCCGGCGCCTCGCCCGCACGCCCTACCGGACCGGCCTGGAGGAGCTGGCCGAGCGGCTGATGCGGCGCCGTTTCGACGAGCCCAAGGGGGCGGTCGGCGCGTCCCTGGCCGCGCTGACCTGGGCCAGACCCGGGCCGGCCGCCCGCTGGCTGACGGGGGAGGCACTGGCCGAAGTATCGGTTCTGCTCCAGGCGGAGGCGGACCGCTCCGGCACCGGCGCCCAGCGCCCCGGCGAACACCGCGCGCGTGCCGCGCTCGCCCGCAGCGCCGCCGACCTGCGCGTCCTGGAACAGGCCGCCGAGATCCGCTCCCAGCGCCTGCACGCGCCCTTCCTCGACAACCAGGTCGTCCGAGCCTGCCGCGCCCTCCCCGAGGCCCTGCGCGTCCAGCCAGGCGCCCGCGCGGCCATCCTCCGTACGGTCCTGGAGGGCGCCGGTGTCACCGGCCTCCCCGCCGGCTGGGGCGCCCCGTCCCACGCCTCCTCGGCCGCGGCCACACGCGCGGGCCTGCGCGGAGCGGCCGACCCCCTGCTGGACCTCTTCACCACCCCGCTGCTCGCCGACGCGGGCCTGGTGGAGGCCCGTGTGGTCCGCAAGGCCCTCCGCGCGGCAGCGGCAGGCGAACCCCTCCCCCTGGACGGCCTGGCCGACCTGATCTCCCTGGAACTCTGGCTCCACCGCCTGCTCGCCCGCCGCGGAACGTGCTGGACGGGAACCCCGGCACGCGCGCGTGCGGTGCCTTCCGGCATCCAGCCGAGAAGGGGAGCTTTGGCCTCGGGCGCCTGA
- a CDS encoding BTAD domain-containing putative transcriptional regulator translates to MRYRILGVTQAEDDQGTPVPLGGRRLRTLLTALALRPARTTTPETLIDEIWADDPPQDAPAALQALVGRLRRTLGRHTIASTPGGYRLEATEDDIDLYVFERLAHTGTKALAAGDPATAHRTLTEALALWHGPALADLPDRTAATRPEALRLEATRARAAAALDLGCAQDLVPELRELTTAQPLDEPLHALLIRALRDSGRPADALAAYESARRALADTLGTDPGPELQDLHASLLTQREPRPPRLTPAPAQPPERTGNLRPRLTSFVGREPELEAIRSDMHRARLVTLTGPGGSGKTRLAEEAAAGLPQAWLVELAPLDHPEAVPGAVVSALGLRETVLLTNELATPQADPVALLIEYCAPRSQLLILDNCEHVIGAAADLAETLLTRCPGLTILATSREPLGVPGESVRPVEPLVPEQAHRLFAERAKAVRPDAGAALADTEAVAEICRRLDGLPLAIELAAARLRLLTPRQIADRLDDRFRLLTSGSRTVLPRQQTLRAVVDWSWDLLDERERTVLCEVSVFAGGWDLAAAEAVCTGPAADLIGALVDKSLVVSAPDPTGGMRYRMLETIHEYAGERAAEVPGLRAAAERRHRAWVRALVEEAEPLLRSAAQLPWISRLESELDNIRAALDRAVRAGDEAEAGAIVLAIGWFWWLRNHRQEAVAWVRLVLRLGVALDSLPASGMPDSLRTGGGLAALVEEADPIGAFLASPVGEAGHPLRELRMDLRMLDLFLTSESSADHLSADSRAPQYIARVRAAYEHGGPQAARLPGIVWPLTAWYLDGSSDIGPDMAAAVANCRRYGGDWEVGVALMYRTHVVVDSPGNLRGVDEDLAELRTLSRRVGDRWMRAQVCSAAGEAAMARGRFEDAGGEYEEALRLAYEVGAYAESPFLMARLAEIAYRSGDPVSALAALDEVGVAAERYAVHEAAAFVLLMRAQIAVQEGRTARARELYEETRAVARGGTPPPQFGAVLRMVEALVVADESGPARGLPILAEALREAVAQRCAESITAGLVDTAAWLLARSGDLACAIRLYAAADCWRDGNPRSQPERDQAARVHADARAALPDGRYAAERARGASLGVAEVLRELEARETATGR, encoded by the coding sequence ATGCGGTACAGAATCCTGGGCGTAACCCAAGCAGAAGACGACCAGGGCACCCCCGTACCCCTCGGCGGCCGGCGCCTCCGCACGCTCCTCACCGCCCTCGCCCTCCGCCCCGCCCGCACCACCACCCCCGAGACCCTGATCGACGAGATCTGGGCGGACGACCCGCCCCAGGACGCCCCCGCCGCCCTCCAGGCCCTCGTCGGCCGTCTCCGCCGTACCCTCGGCCGCCACACCATCGCCTCCACCCCGGGCGGCTACCGGCTCGAAGCGACCGAGGACGACATCGACCTGTACGTCTTCGAGCGCCTCGCCCACACCGGCACCAAGGCCCTCGCCGCCGGCGACCCGGCCACCGCCCACCGCACTCTCACCGAAGCCCTCGCCCTCTGGCACGGCCCCGCCCTCGCCGACCTCCCCGACCGCACCGCGGCCACCCGCCCGGAGGCCCTGCGCCTGGAGGCGACGCGCGCGCGGGCCGCCGCCGCGCTCGACCTCGGCTGCGCCCAGGACCTCGTACCGGAGCTGAGGGAACTCACCACGGCCCAGCCGCTGGACGAGCCCCTGCACGCCCTCCTCATCCGCGCCCTGCGCGACAGCGGCCGCCCCGCCGACGCCCTCGCCGCCTACGAGTCAGCCCGCCGCGCCCTCGCCGACACCCTCGGCACCGACCCGGGACCGGAACTCCAGGACCTGCACGCGTCGTTGCTCACACAGCGGGAACCGCGCCCGCCGAGGCTCACCCCCGCCCCCGCCCAACCCCCCGAGCGCACCGGCAACCTCCGGCCCCGGCTGACGAGTTTCGTCGGGCGGGAACCGGAGCTCGAAGCCATTCGTTCCGACATGCACAGGGCCCGCCTGGTCACGCTCACCGGACCGGGCGGTTCGGGAAAGACCCGCCTCGCCGAGGAAGCCGCCGCAGGGCTGCCGCAGGCATGGCTGGTCGAGCTGGCCCCGCTCGACCACCCCGAGGCGGTGCCCGGCGCGGTGGTCAGCGCCCTCGGTCTGCGCGAGACCGTGCTGCTGACCAACGAACTGGCGACCCCGCAGGCCGACCCTGTCGCCCTGCTGATCGAGTACTGCGCCCCGCGCAGCCAACTCCTGATCCTTGACAACTGCGAGCATGTCATCGGCGCGGCAGCCGACCTCGCCGAGACCCTCCTCACCCGCTGCCCCGGGCTCACGATCCTCGCGACCAGCCGTGAACCTCTGGGCGTCCCCGGTGAGTCGGTACGCCCGGTCGAGCCCCTCGTCCCGGAGCAGGCGCACCGCCTCTTCGCCGAGCGCGCGAAGGCCGTCCGTCCCGACGCCGGCGCGGCGCTCGCCGACACCGAGGCCGTGGCGGAGATCTGCCGCCGCCTGGACGGGCTGCCGCTCGCCATCGAGCTGGCCGCGGCCCGGCTCAGGCTGCTGACCCCACGGCAGATCGCCGACCGGCTCGACGACCGCTTCCGCCTGCTCACCTCCGGAAGCCGCACGGTCCTGCCCCGCCAGCAGACCCTGCGCGCGGTCGTCGACTGGTCCTGGGACCTGCTGGACGAGCGCGAGCGCACCGTGCTGTGCGAGGTGTCCGTGTTCGCCGGCGGCTGGGACCTCGCAGCGGCCGAGGCCGTGTGCACCGGCCCGGCGGCCGACCTGATCGGCGCCCTGGTCGACAAGTCCCTCGTGGTCTCCGCCCCGGACCCCACCGGGGGCATGCGCTACCGCATGCTGGAGACCATCCACGAGTACGCCGGCGAGCGCGCGGCCGAGGTTCCCGGACTGCGCGCCGCGGCGGAGCGCCGGCACCGCGCGTGGGTGCGGGCGCTGGTCGAGGAGGCCGAGCCGCTGCTGCGGTCCGCGGCCCAACTGCCGTGGATCTCCCGGCTGGAGTCCGAACTGGACAACATCCGGGCGGCACTGGACCGCGCGGTGCGCGCCGGCGACGAGGCGGAGGCGGGCGCGATCGTCCTCGCCATCGGCTGGTTCTGGTGGCTGCGCAACCACCGCCAGGAGGCGGTCGCCTGGGTCCGCCTGGTCCTGCGCCTGGGCGTGGCCCTGGACAGCCTGCCCGCGTCCGGCATGCCGGACAGCCTGCGCACCGGCGGCGGTCTGGCGGCACTGGTCGAGGAGGCCGATCCGATCGGGGCCTTCCTCGCCTCCCCGGTCGGCGAGGCCGGGCATCCGCTGCGGGAGCTGCGGATGGACCTGCGGATGCTCGACCTGTTCCTGACCTCCGAGTCGAGCGCCGATCACCTCTCCGCCGACTCCCGGGCCCCGCAGTACATCGCGCGCGTGCGGGCCGCATACGAGCACGGCGGCCCCCAGGCGGCCCGGCTCCCGGGCATCGTCTGGCCGCTGACCGCCTGGTATCTGGACGGCTCGTCGGACATCGGCCCCGACATGGCCGCAGCCGTCGCCAACTGCCGCAGATACGGCGGCGACTGGGAGGTCGGGGTCGCCCTGATGTACCGCACGCACGTGGTCGTCGACTCCCCGGGCAACCTGCGGGGCGTGGACGAGGACCTGGCCGAGCTGCGCACGCTCAGCCGGCGCGTCGGGGACCGCTGGATGCGGGCGCAGGTGTGCAGCGCGGCCGGCGAGGCGGCCATGGCACGCGGCCGCTTCGAGGACGCCGGCGGCGAGTACGAGGAGGCGCTGCGCCTCGCCTACGAGGTCGGCGCCTATGCCGAGTCGCCGTTCCTGATGGCGCGGCTCGCCGAGATCGCCTACCGCTCCGGCGATCCGGTCTCCGCGCTGGCCGCCCTGGACGAGGTGGGGGTGGCCGCCGAGCGGTACGCGGTGCACGAGGCGGCCGCCTTCGTGCTGCTGATGCGCGCCCAGATCGCCGTGCAGGAGGGGCGGACGGCCCGCGCCCGCGAGCTGTACGAGGAGACCCGCGCGGTGGCGCGCGGCGGGACCCCGCCCCCGCAGTTCGGGGCGGTTCTGCGGATGGTCGAGGCGCTCGTCGTCGCCGACGAGTCGGGTCCCGCGCGCGGGCTGCCGATCCTCGCCGAGGCGCTGCGCGAGGCCGTGGCCCAGCGGTGCGCCGAGTCGATCACGGCGGGGCTGGTGGACACCGCGGCCTGGCTTCTGGCCCGGAGCGGTGACCTGGCGTGCGCGATCCGGCTGTACGCCGCCGCGGACTGCTGGCGCGACGGCAACCCCCGCTCCCAACCGGAGCGCGACCAGGCCGCCCGCGTGCACGCGGACGCCCGCGCGGCCCTGCCGGACGGCCGTTACGCGGCCGAGCGCGCGCGAGGCGCGTCCCTCGGCGTGGCCGAGGTACTGCGCGAGCTGGAGGCCCGGGAGACGGCTACCGGCAGGTGA